A genomic stretch from Arvicanthis niloticus isolate mArvNil1 chromosome 12, mArvNil1.pat.X, whole genome shotgun sequence includes:
- the Ccdc74b gene encoding coiled-coil domain-containing protein 74B isoform X1: protein MSGAGLAAGARPLSSAAPGSRGAARLRPRPPASLQHAGTQPPPLGLSEAQKRILDLEKSLQFLQQQHSETLVKLHEEIEHLKRENKDLHYKLIMNEKPQKKGSTSTWSLHSGKSASNSTTSANSQGKTRPQPSSFKKQELKSDALQKTDLEEQSLSSAALSHSSKLDRVPGAQGQAKDEDAEASNSGATLVGGSHGRQGTGMARLMSLPPHLRKPTTVQQCEVIIRQLWNANLLQAQELRHLKSLLEGKQRPKAAAEEAGLGSPKDQDSMQFPKVTAKSLSKKCLILSPMPAAERGILPALKQSLKNNFAERQKRLQVVQSRRLHRSVLLSRRPGARPSSLDSGSHQPYLAATRNSKTDRTHDR, encoded by the exons ATGAGCGGGGCCGGGCTGGCGGCCGGGGCGCGGCCCCTCAGCTCCGCGGCCCCAGGCTCCCGGGGTGCGGCCCGCCTACGCCCGCGCCCTCCCGCCAGCCTGCAGCACGCGGGGACGCAGCCGCCTCCGCTCGGGCTCAGCGAGGCACAGAAGCGGATCCTGGACCTGGAAAAGAGCCTGCAGTTCCTACAGCAGCAGCACTCGGAGACGCTAGTCAAACTCCACGAGGAGATCGAGCACCTGAAGCGGGAGAACAAGG ATCTCCACTACAAGCTAATCATGAATGAGAAGCCTCAGAAAAAAG GCAGCACCTCCACTTGGAGCCTTCACTCTGGCAAGTCTGCCTCCAATTCCACAACGTCCG CCAACTCTCAAGGCAAGACCAGGCCCCAGCCCAGCTCCTTCAAGAAACAAGAGCTGAAGTCTGACGCCCTCCAAAAGACagacctggaagagcagtcactcaGCAGTGCTGCCCTGTCCCACAGCAGCAAGCTGGACAGAGTCCCTGGGGCTCAGGGACAGGCCAA AGACGAGGATGCAGAGGCCTCTAATTCAGGGGCCACGTTGGTGGGGGGCAGCCATGGTCGGCAAGGGACAGGGATGGCCCGCTTAATGAGCCTGCCCCCGCACCTGCGCAAGCCTACCACAGTGCAGCAGTGTGAGGTGATCATCCGTCAGCTGTGGAATGCCAACCTCCTGCAGGCCCAGGAG CTACGGCACCTCAAGTCACTCCtggaagggaagcagaggccCAAAGCTGCAGCTGAGGAAGCTGGGCTGGGCTCTCCAAA GGACCAGGACTCCATGCAGTTCCCCAAGGTCACCGCCAAGAGCCTTAGTAAGAAGTG CCTAATTCTGAGCCCAATGCCTGCTGCAGAGCGTGGCATCCTGCCTGCGTTGAAACAGAGCCTGAAAAACAACTTTGCTGAGCGGCAGAAAAGGCTGCAAGTGGTGCAGAGTCGCCGCCTGCACCGCTCTGTGCTGCTGAGCCGGCGCCCTGGAGCCCGGCCATCCTCTCTTGATAGCGGCTCACATCAACCCTATCTTGCAGCCACACGCAATTCCAAGACAGACAGAACCCACGAcagataa
- the Ccdc74b gene encoding coiled-coil domain-containing protein 74B isoform X3, translated as MSGAGLAAGARPLSSAAPGSRGAARLRPRPPASLQHAGTQPPPLGLSEAQKRILDLEKSLQFLQQQHSETLVKLHEEIEHLKRENKDLHYKLIMNEKPQKKGSTSTWSLHSGKSASNSTTSANSQGKTRPQPSSFKKQELKSDALQKTDLEEQSLSSAALSHSSKLDRVPGAQGQANYGTSSHSWKGSRGPKLQLRKLGWALQRTRTPCSSPRSPPRALVRSERGILPALKQSLKNNFAERQKRLQVVQSRRLHRSVLLSRRPGARPSSLDSGSHQPYLAATRNSKTDRTHDR; from the exons ATGAGCGGGGCCGGGCTGGCGGCCGGGGCGCGGCCCCTCAGCTCCGCGGCCCCAGGCTCCCGGGGTGCGGCCCGCCTACGCCCGCGCCCTCCCGCCAGCCTGCAGCACGCGGGGACGCAGCCGCCTCCGCTCGGGCTCAGCGAGGCACAGAAGCGGATCCTGGACCTGGAAAAGAGCCTGCAGTTCCTACAGCAGCAGCACTCGGAGACGCTAGTCAAACTCCACGAGGAGATCGAGCACCTGAAGCGGGAGAACAAGG ATCTCCACTACAAGCTAATCATGAATGAGAAGCCTCAGAAAAAAG GCAGCACCTCCACTTGGAGCCTTCACTCTGGCAAGTCTGCCTCCAATTCCACAACGTCCG CCAACTCTCAAGGCAAGACCAGGCCCCAGCCCAGCTCCTTCAAGAAACAAGAGCTGAAGTCTGACGCCCTCCAAAAGACagacctggaagagcagtcactcaGCAGTGCTGCCCTGTCCCACAGCAGCAAGCTGGACAGAGTCCCTGGGGCTCAGGGACAGGCCAA CTACGGCACCTCAAGTCACTCCtggaagggaagcagaggccCAAAGCTGCAGCTGAGGAAGCTGGGCTGGGCTCTCCAAA GGACCAGGACTCCATGCAGTTCCCCAAGGTCACCGCCAAGAGCCTTAGTAAGAAGTG AGCGTGGCATCCTGCCTGCGTTGAAACAGAGCCTGAAAAACAACTTTGCTGAGCGGCAGAAAAGGCTGCAAGTGGTGCAGAGTCGCCGCCTGCACCGCTCTGTGCTGCTGAGCCGGCGCCCTGGAGCCCGGCCATCCTCTCTTGATAGCGGCTCACATCAACCCTATCTTGCAGCCACACGCAATTCCAAGACAGACAGAACCCACGAcagataa
- the Ccdc74b gene encoding coiled-coil domain-containing protein 74B isoform X2 produces MSGAGLAAGARPLSSAAPGSRGAARLRPRPPASLQHAGTQPPPLGLSEAQKRILDLEKSLQFLQQQHSETLVKLHEEIEHLKRENKDLHYKLIMNEKPQKKGSTSTWSLHSGKSASNSTTSANSQGKTRPQPSSFKKQELKSDALQKTDLEEQSLSSAALSHSSKLDRVPGAQGQANYGTSSHSWKGSRGPKLQLRKLGWALQRTRTPCSSPRSPPRALVRSGESQAQGMGVDTAWCYRRSEGQEERVLREKARQGLLPAQPLVQGTVEAAGRHYLVLHPSLILSPMPAAERGILPALKQSLKNNFAERQKRLQVVQSRRLHRSVLLSRRPGARPSSLDSGSHQPYLAATRNSKTDRTHDR; encoded by the exons ATGAGCGGGGCCGGGCTGGCGGCCGGGGCGCGGCCCCTCAGCTCCGCGGCCCCAGGCTCCCGGGGTGCGGCCCGCCTACGCCCGCGCCCTCCCGCCAGCCTGCAGCACGCGGGGACGCAGCCGCCTCCGCTCGGGCTCAGCGAGGCACAGAAGCGGATCCTGGACCTGGAAAAGAGCCTGCAGTTCCTACAGCAGCAGCACTCGGAGACGCTAGTCAAACTCCACGAGGAGATCGAGCACCTGAAGCGGGAGAACAAGG ATCTCCACTACAAGCTAATCATGAATGAGAAGCCTCAGAAAAAAG GCAGCACCTCCACTTGGAGCCTTCACTCTGGCAAGTCTGCCTCCAATTCCACAACGTCCG CCAACTCTCAAGGCAAGACCAGGCCCCAGCCCAGCTCCTTCAAGAAACAAGAGCTGAAGTCTGACGCCCTCCAAAAGACagacctggaagagcagtcactcaGCAGTGCTGCCCTGTCCCACAGCAGCAAGCTGGACAGAGTCCCTGGGGCTCAGGGACAGGCCAA CTACGGCACCTCAAGTCACTCCtggaagggaagcagaggccCAAAGCTGCAGCTGAGGAAGCTGGGCTGGGCTCTCCAAA GGACCAGGACTCCATGCAGTTCCCCAAGGTCACCGCCAAGAGCCTTAGTAAGAAGTGGTGAGTCCCAGGCACAGGGAATGGGTGTCGACACAGCTTGGTGCTACAGGAGGAGCgagggacaggaggagagggTGCTCAGAGAAAAAGCCAGGCAGGGCCTGCTCCCAGCCCAGCCATTGGTGCAGGGCACTGTTGAGGCAGCTGGCAGACACTATCTTGTCCTCCACCCTAGCCTAATTCTGAGCCCAATGCCTGCTGCAGAGCGTGGCATCCTGCCTGCGTTGAAACAGAGCCTGAAAAACAACTTTGCTGAGCGGCAGAAAAGGCTGCAAGTGGTGCAGAGTCGCCGCCTGCACCGCTCTGTGCTGCTGAGCCGGCGCCCTGGAGCCCGGCCATCCTCTCTTGATAGCGGCTCACATCAACCCTATCTTGCAGCCACACGCAATTCCAAGACAGACAGAACCCACGAcagataa
- the Ccdc74b gene encoding coiled-coil domain-containing protein 74B isoform X4, with the protein MSGAGLAAGARPLSSAAPGSRGAARLRPRPPASLQHAGTQPPPLGLSEAQKRILDLEKSLQFLQQQHSETLVKLHEEIEHLKRENKDLHYKLIMNEKPQKKGSTSTWSLHSGKSASNSTTSANSQGKTRPQPSSFKKQELKSDALQKTDLEEQSLSSAALSHSSKLDRVPGAQGQANYGTSSHSWKGSRGPKLQLRKLGWALQRTRTPCSSPRSPPRALVRSA; encoded by the exons ATGAGCGGGGCCGGGCTGGCGGCCGGGGCGCGGCCCCTCAGCTCCGCGGCCCCAGGCTCCCGGGGTGCGGCCCGCCTACGCCCGCGCCCTCCCGCCAGCCTGCAGCACGCGGGGACGCAGCCGCCTCCGCTCGGGCTCAGCGAGGCACAGAAGCGGATCCTGGACCTGGAAAAGAGCCTGCAGTTCCTACAGCAGCAGCACTCGGAGACGCTAGTCAAACTCCACGAGGAGATCGAGCACCTGAAGCGGGAGAACAAGG ATCTCCACTACAAGCTAATCATGAATGAGAAGCCTCAGAAAAAAG GCAGCACCTCCACTTGGAGCCTTCACTCTGGCAAGTCTGCCTCCAATTCCACAACGTCCG CCAACTCTCAAGGCAAGACCAGGCCCCAGCCCAGCTCCTTCAAGAAACAAGAGCTGAAGTCTGACGCCCTCCAAAAGACagacctggaagagcagtcactcaGCAGTGCTGCCCTGTCCCACAGCAGCAAGCTGGACAGAGTCCCTGGGGCTCAGGGACAGGCCAA CTACGGCACCTCAAGTCACTCCtggaagggaagcagaggccCAAAGCTGCAGCTGAGGAAGCTGGGCTGGGCTCTCCAAA GGACCAGGACTCCATGCAGTTCCCCAAGGTCACCGCCAAGAGCCTTAGTAAGAAGTG CCTAA